Part of the Campylobacter suis genome, TGAGTCTGCAATGGAGATAGCTAGTACCGATGAGCACTCATATCTAACGCCAGCTACAACGCTAAGAAACTACTCAAACGAGATACAAGATGGCACTTTTGATGTGATAGTTTATGATAACCAAGGTGTTGAAGTAGCTAGAAAAACCATAAATGTCAATGGCACAACAACTATGGCTGATGAGGCTTATGGTAACTCAATTGTTGGGGAATTTAACTCAAATTCTGACGATAATAATGACAACAATATGCTAAATGATGTTGATGACTTTTTCTCTGCATCTTACTTTTATGACAAAGTGAGCAACAAAGGAACATTTGCCATTACGCCAAAATACGCACAAGGCACTTATAGTATAGCCTTTGAAGATAAAGGCACAAATTTCCCCGGCGTTATAGGTATAAGTAAATTTTTTAAAGGCGAAAAAGCAGCAGATATAGCTATAAGTGATGAGTTTAGAACTGATCATACAAAACTAAAAGGTTACTCAAAACCTGTTAGTGGAAATAATGTAGTTGCAAATAAAATGGTTATGATGCAGTACAAAGAGCTTACATTTTATAATAATGGCATGGCCCAAAGCAAAACTGAGACTATTGAGGGATATTATCGCTATCTAACAACAGACATAGCAAGCGATACGGAGAGCAACAACACACTTCATGAAACGCGTAAATCGCTATTTAAAACAGCTGAAAGTGAATTTCAGTCAATTAGTGGCGTAGATACCAACGAAGAGCTTACCAACCTTATTCGTTTTCAGTCTAGTTACGGGGCTGCGGCAAAGATTATTACAACAGTTGATGAGATGCTTGATACACTGCTTTCGCTTAAGCAATGACACTTAAAGATGTTCTTGAAGCTCATGTTGCTATTAAAAATAGTGGCAATGAGCTTTTTTCTTACGCTGATCCACTTCAAGTCGCTGGCCGTTTTAAAGACCCATATATCTCGCTTATTTGTGCTCTTTTTGCCTATGGAAATGCTAAGCTGATTGTAAAATTTCTAAATTCTATTGAGTTTGATTTACTTGATGAAAGCGAGCAAGTTATTAAAAAAAATCTAGAAAATTTCAAGTACCGCTTTCAAAATATAGAGGATGTAAAGCAAATTTTTATAACTCTATCTCGCTTTAAAAAAAGTGAGGATATCGAGCATATAGTTCAAAAGGGCTTTAAAAAAAACGGACAGATTATAGATGGGATAAATGAGCTTATAAAATTTATCTACTCTTTAAACGACTATCGCTCAGATGGTTATGAGTTTTTTTATGGCAGAGCCTTTACAAATAGCCCAAATAGCCCATATAAACGCTATAACATGTACCTTCGTTGGATGGTTCGTGATAGTGATATAGACCTTGGTTTGTTTAAAAATTTGCCAAAAAGTGAGCTTTTGCTACCACTTGATGTGCATACCCATAGAATTTCTCTCTCGCTTGGACTTTGTAACCGTAAAAGCTATGACTTTCGCTCAGCCTTTGAGATAACTCAAAAACTTCGTGAATTTGACTCAGGTGACCCTATAAAATATGACTTTTCACTATATCGTATAGGGCAAAAGGATGAACTGGAGAGAGTTTTAGCTGAGTTAAATAAAATTTAACTTAAATTAATATAATTTTACCGCATACTTCCCGTTGCCTCTAACTAGCAAGCTAAATATAAAATAAAAGCAAATTTATTATCTTTAGTATTTACGAAAAATTTATAAAAAATATTATAACATTTATTTTTTATTCATAAGAGGAGTGAGTATGGAGTTTGATATTATAGCTTATTGCGTTTTTTTTGCTGCTGCTTTTTTGGGCGGTTTTATCGACGCCATTGCTGGCGGCGGTGGGCTTATCACTCTTCCAGCCATAATGGCTATGGGTGTTCCGCCTCATATGGCACTTGCGATAAACAAGCTTCAAGGAAGCTTTGGAACACTCACTGCCGTGATAAATTTTTCTCGCAAAGGCATGGTTGATTACAGGCAAATTTTTCTTGGCATCATATTTACTTTCATTGGTGCTTGTATCGGAACTGCTCTTATTTTGCTACTTGATGCTAAAATTTTGCAAATCATTATCCCATTTTTTATGGTAGCTATATTTTTGTATACACTTTTTGCTCCAAAAATAGGCGAAGAAGATAAAAAAGCTAGAATGAATGTAAAGGTTTTTTATATCACTTTTGGACTCTTACTTGGTTTTTATGATGGCTTTTTTGGCCCTGGTGCTGGGTCATTTTGGATGTTTGCTATGATAGCACTTATTGGACTAAATATGAAAAAAGCAGTAGCGCATACAAAAGTGCTAAATTTCGTAAGCAACATCGTATCTCTTGGTG contains:
- a CDS encoding TIGR02757 family protein, with the translated sequence MTLKDVLEAHVAIKNSGNELFSYADPLQVAGRFKDPYISLICALFAYGNAKLIVKFLNSIEFDLLDESEQVIKKNLENFKYRFQNIEDVKQIFITLSRFKKSEDIEHIVQKGFKKNGQIIDGINELIKFIYSLNDYRSDGYEFFYGRAFTNSPNSPYKRYNMYLRWMVRDSDIDLGLFKNLPKSELLLPLDVHTHRISLSLGLCNRKSYDFRSAFEITQKLREFDSGDPIKYDFSLYRIGQKDELERVLAELNKI
- a CDS encoding TSUP family transporter, with product MEFDIIAYCVFFAAAFLGGFIDAIAGGGGLITLPAIMAMGVPPHMALAINKLQGSFGTLTAVINFSRKGMVDYRQIFLGIIFTFIGACIGTALILLLDAKILQIIIPFFMVAIFLYTLFAPKIGEEDKKARMNVKVFYITFGLLLGFYDGFFGPGAGSFWMFAMIALIGLNMKKAVAHTKVLNFVSNIVSLGVFIIGGQVLWFVGLLMGVGQIVGAYVGSNMVIKKEVKFIRTMFLIVVGATILKLIYSYFFI